A window of the Haloquadratum walsbyi C23 genome harbors these coding sequences:
- a CDS encoding nucleotidyltransferase family protein — protein MNNDPFPVISPPNESEQNSDVQAVLLAAGMSSRFGEKNKLVQSINGGLVIRQAAKTLLAADLCTTVVLGHDADRIREVLSDLSVSFRVNNEYETGQGTSVKIGTQTAVQSEADAVIIALGDMPNVSVSSVQALIATYECHSRSALASAYMGQRGNPVLFDRKHFDSLTEQQGDTGGRSILFETGDTALVETDDPGVVYDINTPSDITG, from the coding sequence ATGAATAATGATCCATTCCCGGTCATTTCGCCACCGAATGAATCGGAGCAGAACTCAGACGTGCAGGCAGTGTTACTTGCTGCTGGCATGAGTTCACGTTTCGGTGAGAAGAACAAACTCGTTCAGTCAATAAACGGGGGCTTGGTTATCCGACAAGCCGCAAAGACACTGCTTGCGGCTGATTTATGCACAACCGTCGTCCTCGGACATGATGCTGACCGGATCCGAGAAGTGCTATCGGATCTATCCGTTTCGTTTCGAGTGAATAATGAATATGAGACTGGGCAGGGCACGTCAGTTAAGATAGGGACTCAGACAGCAGTTCAAAGCGAAGCTGATGCTGTGATTATTGCACTTGGGGATATGCCAAACGTCTCAGTATCAAGCGTCCAGGCATTAATCGCAACATACGAGTGTCACTCACGATCAGCACTGGCGTCTGCATACATGGGACAACGAGGGAATCCAGTGTTATTCGATCGAAAACACTTCGATTCGCTGACTGAGCAACAGGGAGACACCGGAGGACGATCGATACTATTTGAAACAGGGGATACAGCACTCGTTGAAACTGATGATCCAGGCGTGGTGTACGACATCAATACTCCATCTGATATAACTGGATAA
- a CDS encoding winged helix-turn-helix transcriptional regulator → MTEVINDLRLAIDVFSRKWNAPVLYAINIHSEASYTDISSTVSEVTAKMLSTSLTDLRERNLVKYDEQRQGGVYKLTTKGKKFAQILESLIEWKTQHDTEQNVVIIEDESMVAELYMNYLSEDYDARYYTSAEEALSSITNEETISILDRRLPSISGDEVAETLKRKIDTCLILVVSGVEPSESIVGLPIDDYLQKPVQRDDIRMRLNNLEFRLGLPPEERHYLAVQSKQRALRDAYGQKAYSMSVYTALSEEMDDVEISNKRKDSLMQSFE, encoded by the coding sequence ATGACAGAAGTGATCAATGATCTGAGATTGGCGATAGATGTGTTTTCAAGAAAATGGAACGCTCCGGTATTGTATGCAATCAATATCCATTCTGAGGCATCTTACACCGACATTAGCTCTACAGTTTCAGAAGTCACTGCCAAGATGCTTTCAACGAGCCTTACAGATCTTCGGGAACGCAATCTTGTTAAATACGATGAGCAGAGACAAGGAGGCGTATATAAACTCACCACTAAGGGTAAAAAATTCGCTCAGATTCTTGAGTCACTAATTGAATGGAAAACACAACATGATACTGAGCAGAACGTAGTAATAATTGAAGATGAATCGATGGTCGCAGAATTATATATGAATTATCTTTCAGAGGATTATGATGCACGTTATTATACCTCTGCTGAGGAAGCACTTTCATCGATAACAAATGAAGAAACGATTAGCATCCTTGATCGAAGACTTCCGAGCATTTCCGGTGATGAAGTTGCAGAGACACTGAAAAGAAAGATCGATACCTGTCTCATTTTAGTCGTCAGCGGCGTTGAGCCGAGTGAAAGTATTGTTGGACTACCAATTGATGATTACTTACAGAAGCCGGTTCAGCGCGATGACATACGAATGCGTCTCAATAATCTTGAATTTCGATTAGGATTACCGCCAGAAGAGCGACACTACCTCGCAGTCCAATCAAAACAGCGGGCACTTCGAGATGCATATGGTCAAAAGGCATATTCAATGTCTGTATACACAGCGTTATCAGAAGAGATGGACGATGTGGAAATTAGTAACAAACGAAAAGATTCGCTTATGCAATCCTTCGAGTAG
- a CDS encoding universal stress protein, protein MSHRVLVPLELPDADSVPAALAKTITSMEVVLLGHYGLPDQTPPSAARDQFGDEAREELAELAQSLEDVEASVTTRVVFGKARDKTIDRVAVEEECDVILTSGDADEITQVLVPLRGKKNFDRILSFTEELLTATGAAVTLFHRGEESDRIPGEEILSDATDRLIQAGVDADRISQRLSEDDDTTQSIVDLGEEFDVLVLGETEPSLRDQIFGNVPAQVTADTEDPAFVVRNAEEVS, encoded by the coding sequence ATGTCACACCGAGTCCTTGTTCCGCTTGAACTACCAGATGCCGACTCGGTTCCAGCGGCGTTAGCGAAAACGATCACATCGATGGAAGTAGTTCTACTCGGTCACTATGGATTGCCAGACCAAACGCCACCTTCAGCAGCCCGTGATCAGTTCGGGGATGAAGCTCGAGAAGAACTTGCCGAGCTCGCGCAATCGCTTGAGGATGTAGAAGCATCTGTAACTACTCGGGTCGTGTTCGGGAAGGCTCGTGATAAGACGATTGACCGTGTCGCTGTTGAAGAAGAATGTGATGTGATTTTGACCTCAGGCGACGCAGATGAGATTACACAGGTTCTTGTGCCCCTTCGTGGTAAGAAGAACTTTGATCGAATCCTTTCATTTACCGAGGAGTTATTGACGGCAACGGGAGCAGCCGTCACGCTATTTCACAGAGGTGAGGAATCAGACCGGATACCAGGTGAAGAAATTCTTTCAGATGCGACAGACCGCTTAATTCAGGCAGGTGTTGATGCTGATCGAATTAGCCAGCGACTGTCAGAAGATGATGATACAACTCAAAGTATCGTTGATCTTGGTGAAGAGTTTGATGTCCTGGTATTAGGTGAAACTGAACCCTCACTGCGCGACCAAATCTTTGGCAATGTTCCTGCACAGGTGACTGCTGACACAGAGGACCCTGCTTTTGTCGTCCGAAACGCCGAAGAAGTATCATAA
- a CDS encoding DUF7521 family protein: MSSDPTLWMLLFSNIFVFVIGGSLTYYGFRAQRRVGKPNLKYATLGFGLVTLSTIAEVIYSPAVIGVYDISGSSLLILYTIESLLIGLGLASIYYSVRGS; encoded by the coding sequence ATGAGTAGCGACCCAACCCTCTGGATGTTACTGTTTAGTAATATCTTCGTCTTTGTTATCGGGGGGAGTCTCACTTATTATGGGTTTCGAGCCCAACGTCGCGTTGGCAAGCCGAATTTAAAGTACGCAACACTCGGCTTTGGGCTTGTTACACTCAGCACCATTGCTGAGGTTATTTATTCACCTGCTGTCATCGGTGTGTACGACATATCCGGATCCTCGCTGTTAATTCTCTACACAATTGAGTCGCTTCTGATTGGACTTGGATTAGCAAGCATTTATTATTCTGTTCGTGGCTCGTAG
- a CDS encoding ArsR/SmtB family transcription factor — MSKAWNPDDIFDVLASEDVRQILVATNVRSMSVKELADICDRSLATIYRRIQAMENYNLVSEEITRDADGTQYSEYKSELNEITISVEEGQLDININIEKDTVDQFAELIEDLEQSQKQDDQSDTDS; from the coding sequence GTGAGTAAAGCATGGAACCCAGATGATATATTTGACGTGTTGGCGAGTGAAGATGTTCGCCAGATTTTGGTCGCGACGAATGTTCGATCAATGTCTGTTAAGGAACTCGCTGATATCTGTGATCGATCATTGGCAACTATTTATCGACGTATCCAAGCCATGGAAAATTACAATCTTGTCTCGGAGGAAATCACACGGGATGCTGATGGAACCCAGTACAGTGAATACAAAAGCGAATTAAATGAAATTACGATAAGCGTCGAAGAGGGACAGCTTGATATCAACATCAATATTGAGAAAGATACGGTAGATCAGTTCGCTGAACTTATTGAGGATCTTGAACAATCACAAAAGCAGGATGATCAGTCGGATACAGACTCATGA
- a CDS encoding APC family permease — MKNDLERDLGLYATVTISMGAMIGSGIFVLPALGLKKAGPAVILAYILAGLVVLPAALSKAEMATAMPESGGTYLYIDRAMGPLAGTIAGIGAWFSLVFKSSFALVGLGAYLLLLIPISDGLIKIVALGLAALIVVLNIVGTEQSGKAQSIIVTAVVFALAAYVLNSGFIIEPTRFQGFTAKGADGIVTAAAFVFVSYAGVTKIASVAEEIENPDRNLPLGILISMGVMMLLYTLVVAVVVGLNDPNVLTTSGPNGGPSLTPMADGADQLLGGFGVVAIALIAILALTSMANAGVLASSRFPLAMSRDSLAPTQLATVSKRFSTPRNSILLTGGLLLALIAFVPVVELAKLASAFQILVFSFVNVALIVFRTSEVDSYQPSFKSPGYPYVQFAGFFGGLALLTQMGMFPILGAAGIIVGGIGWYLIYGRSRTDREGALGVILEGQQDGEVASSD; from the coding sequence ATGAAAAACGATCTCGAACGAGATCTTGGTCTGTATGCGACAGTCACGATTAGCATGGGCGCAATGATTGGCAGTGGTATTTTTGTGCTTCCTGCATTGGGATTAAAAAAAGCCGGACCAGCAGTCATTCTCGCCTATATTCTAGCGGGGTTGGTCGTCTTACCGGCCGCACTCTCAAAGGCAGAAATGGCGACTGCTATGCCTGAGTCTGGTGGGACATATCTTTATATCGACCGCGCGATGGGACCATTGGCTGGAACAATCGCTGGAATTGGCGCGTGGTTCTCGCTGGTGTTTAAGAGTTCCTTCGCATTAGTTGGACTCGGCGCATACCTGTTATTGCTTATCCCAATATCGGATGGATTAATCAAGATTGTCGCGCTCGGACTCGCAGCACTCATTGTTGTACTCAATATTGTCGGCACAGAACAAAGTGGCAAAGCTCAATCGATTATTGTCACTGCTGTTGTGTTTGCGCTCGCCGCATATGTTCTCAACTCAGGATTTATCATTGAGCCAACGCGGTTCCAGGGATTCACTGCAAAGGGGGCAGACGGAATCGTGACTGCAGCGGCGTTTGTGTTTGTCTCTTATGCTGGGGTAACAAAGATTGCAAGTGTCGCTGAGGAGATTGAAAACCCTGATCGGAATTTACCACTTGGAATTCTAATTTCAATGGGAGTGATGATGCTGCTCTATACGCTTGTGGTTGCAGTTGTGGTCGGATTGAATGACCCGAATGTCTTGACAACAAGTGGTCCAAATGGTGGACCATCACTAACCCCAATGGCAGACGGTGCAGATCAACTGCTCGGCGGGTTTGGTGTCGTCGCAATCGCGTTAATCGCAATACTTGCATTAACCAGTATGGCGAATGCCGGGGTACTAGCGTCTTCGCGGTTCCCATTAGCGATGAGTCGAGACTCACTGGCACCTACTCAACTTGCTACTGTGAGTAAACGATTCAGCACTCCCAGAAACTCAATTTTACTCACTGGCGGTCTGCTCTTAGCACTTATTGCATTTGTGCCAGTCGTTGAGTTAGCGAAGTTAGCGAGTGCATTCCAAATTCTTGTATTTTCATTTGTGAATGTCGCTCTTATTGTATTCCGTACAAGTGAGGTCGATTCTTATCAACCGTCATTTAAATCACCAGGGTATCCATACGTCCAGTTTGCTGGATTTTTCGGGGGATTGGCATTGCTCACGCAGATGGGAATGTTTCCAATCCTCGGTGCGGCTGGTATTATTGTCGGTGGTATCGGGTGGTATCTGATATACGGTCGAAGTCGAACCGACCGCGAAGGGGCACTTGGCGTCATTCTGGAGGGACAGCAGGACGGTGAAGTCGCCAGCAGCGATTAG
- a CDS encoding potassium channel family protein, whose product MNSALGCVNGPNSDTQRNRTPEQHIIIAGAGRIGRRTAQLLTDYGHEVYLIERHSESIKEVIDDWTGVVIEGDAEDPQILQQAEPSQADVLAALTGDATTNFAICAEMQHLTSNLRTIARVNSLERSDIENEFIDEIVYPERTGSKATVNRIQEDDVRTLEQVTGDLNILNIRVHPQSPAAGKQLNEILLPDGCHVISDAEGTEVARPETTLERSRRYLVAAEASILDDVQKLLIG is encoded by the coding sequence GTGAATTCAGCGCTTGGATGCGTGAATGGTCCCAACTCAGACACGCAAAGGAATCGGACACCAGAACAACATATTATTATTGCCGGTGCAGGACGGATTGGACGTCGAACAGCTCAGCTGTTGACTGATTATGGTCATGAGGTCTATCTTATCGAGCGTCATTCTGAGAGCATTAAAGAGGTAATTGATGACTGGACAGGTGTCGTGATTGAGGGTGATGCAGAAGATCCACAGATTCTGCAACAAGCAGAACCATCACAGGCAGATGTCCTTGCCGCTCTGACCGGTGATGCAACAACTAACTTTGCGATTTGTGCGGAGATGCAACACCTGACGAGTAATCTTCGAACCATTGCGCGAGTTAATAGTCTTGAGCGATCGGATATAGAAAATGAATTCATTGACGAGATTGTATATCCTGAGCGGACCGGATCAAAAGCAACAGTCAATCGGATTCAAGAGGATGATGTCAGAACATTAGAACAGGTTACAGGAGACTTGAACATCCTCAATATTCGGGTGCACCCACAGTCCCCCGCAGCTGGTAAGCAATTAAATGAGATATTACTTCCTGATGGATGTCATGTAATTTCAGATGCTGAGGGGACCGAGGTTGCTCGTCCTGAAACGACTCTTGAACGGAGCCGCCGATATCTTGTTGCTGCGGAGGCGAGTATTCTTGATGATGTACAAAAGCTCTTGATTGGATGA
- a CDS encoding potassium channel family protein has protein sequence MTRFGWRQRFILSLFGVALLVLIYSLLYQWAIFRFEGVNITIFQSLQTVIEIFTTAGFGGDTQYWNTAPMNLLVIGMNLTGVLLVFLALPVFAIPLFQQALENNPQQSTTISDHIIICSYNSRENVLRSELEAADVPYVIIDTDAEKVLELNNNGVEAICGDPEQEQALKAANISAAQALVTDVSDTENIPVILTAKELEEDLRIISVAENEQDAEYHRYAGADRVIRPRQALGNALASRATLPITQKLLQTVELSDEFNISELRIEDDSELAGQTLAELKLQERMGVTIIGVWSNGKFISAPGPDIRIDENMFLLVAGSYEALTEVTTQTVSPKLSANDQVIVAGYGVVGQSTVETLEENGVSPTVIDMNDDDRVDVTGDITNRETFAKAGIENTRFVILAVDDDSTTMYATVAIKESAPDTEMIARANSIENTAKLYRAGARYVLSLSTVTGRMLSSVLLEDEEVLTLETQFEIVRTTAPELAGQTLRGAAIRDRTGATVVAIERDGELLTNPEPDLRMKENDQFIVTGSSNVINNFTETFRYSR, from the coding sequence ATGACACGATTCGGATGGAGGCAGCGTTTTATATTATCGTTATTTGGCGTTGCACTGCTCGTATTGATTTATTCACTTCTATATCAATGGGCAATATTCAGATTTGAAGGGGTCAACATAACAATATTTCAGTCGTTACAGACCGTTATTGAGATATTCACAACAGCCGGATTCGGAGGAGATACTCAGTATTGGAACACAGCTCCAATGAACCTTCTCGTGATTGGAATGAATCTTACCGGTGTTCTCCTCGTCTTCTTAGCACTCCCAGTGTTTGCTATTCCACTCTTTCAGCAGGCACTTGAAAATAACCCGCAGCAGTCGACCACGATTAGCGATCATATTATTATTTGCTCATACAATTCGCGTGAGAATGTCCTTCGATCAGAACTTGAGGCTGCAGATGTCCCATATGTCATTATCGATACCGACGCTGAAAAAGTCTTAGAGCTGAATAATAATGGAGTCGAAGCAATTTGTGGTGATCCCGAACAAGAGCAGGCACTCAAAGCAGCGAATATATCTGCGGCTCAAGCGCTCGTAACTGACGTTTCTGATACAGAAAATATCCCAGTGATTCTGACTGCAAAGGAACTAGAAGAAGATCTGAGGATCATCAGTGTTGCTGAAAATGAGCAAGATGCGGAGTATCACCGGTATGCAGGTGCTGACCGGGTTATTCGACCTCGACAGGCTCTTGGAAATGCGCTTGCTAGTAGGGCGACGCTTCCAATTACACAAAAGCTTCTCCAAACGGTCGAATTGAGTGACGAGTTTAATATTTCAGAACTTCGCATCGAAGACGACAGCGAACTTGCAGGCCAAACGCTTGCAGAATTAAAGCTTCAAGAGCGAATGGGTGTCACGATCATCGGGGTATGGTCCAATGGAAAGTTTATCTCTGCACCAGGACCTGATATCCGAATAGATGAGAATATGTTTTTATTGGTCGCTGGAAGTTATGAGGCGCTTACAGAGGTAACCACTCAAACGGTTTCTCCAAAGCTCTCTGCGAATGATCAGGTTATCGTCGCGGGATACGGCGTTGTTGGTCAATCAACTGTTGAGACATTAGAGGAAAATGGCGTATCGCCTACCGTGATAGATATGAATGATGATGATAGAGTAGACGTGACTGGCGATATCACGAATAGGGAGACATTTGCCAAAGCTGGCATTGAGAACACTCGATTTGTTATCTTAGCAGTTGACGATGATTCGACTACGATGTATGCGACGGTCGCTATCAAAGAGTCTGCGCCTGACACTGAGATGATTGCACGAGCGAATAGTATCGAAAACACAGCAAAACTGTATCGAGCCGGTGCTCGGTATGTTCTTTCGCTATCGACAGTCACCGGACGAATGCTTTCTTCGGTTCTCTTAGAAGATGAAGAGGTATTGACGCTTGAAACACAGTTCGAGATTGTCCGGACAACTGCACCTGAACTTGCTGGTCAGACGCTTCGTGGGGCAGCTATCCGCGACAGAACCGGGGCCACAGTTGTCGCAATTGAACGAGACGGTGAGTTACTGACGAACCCTGAGCCTGATTTGCGAATGAAAGAGAATGATCAATTCATCGTCACGGGGAGTAGTAATGTGATAAATAACTTTACTGAGACATTTAGATACTCAAGATGA
- a CDS encoding YgaP-like transmembrane domain produces the protein MVETNVGGRDRLMRGVFTILLTLTAVNTLQQRKYKFAILAAAGAIGLGFNTVTCFCGLNEALGIDTTDE, from the coding sequence ATGGTTGAAACGAACGTCGGCGGTCGCGACCGTCTCATGCGTGGAGTGTTTACCATTCTTCTGACTCTCACTGCAGTGAATACGCTTCAACAGAGGAAGTATAAATTTGCAATACTGGCTGCTGCTGGGGCGATCGGACTTGGATTTAATACAGTAACCTGTTTTTGTGGACTGAATGAAGCACTCGGTATTGATACGACTGATGAGTGA
- a CDS encoding NRAMP family divalent metal transporter encodes MSQSTGKQHSLSEKISQLGPTWLAGAIAAGPASMASLLSGGANFGYALLWVVVISAIFGALAQYLATKLALETNEGLIKTVERRLGTKWAWLLVADVVLVAGFAQLVIMKTVASVSGLLMPFGAESWGVIWAVFLTVGLAGGGYRIAEIGAKVVVTGVVLAFIASLFVVPIDSGAAVSGLFPTVPIGGAIAAAGIVGGAVHVTIITMQTYTVKARGWTQSDADIARFDISVSMLVAFGVFSIATFLVAAGALFGNIDTQGLQAIGAAQALEPIAGSFAQRVFLIGLLGAAVSTLGGNTLVPVYVIADKLTWETNVEDTRYRVLLAGTALVSGAGVFIPGAFLGQLVLVLAVGTVGTPFALALVLVLLNDSQTTGDPPSVAINIGGIAVFSVASILAGNFVISQITSGLTLLSGSVLLFAAVILFATILLIGSHLRAQLGDASTTAISE; translated from the coding sequence ATGAGTCAATCAACAGGCAAACAGCATTCACTGAGCGAGAAGATTTCACAGTTAGGTCCGACGTGGCTAGCAGGAGCGATTGCGGCAGGACCGGCTTCTATGGCAAGTTTACTGAGTGGTGGTGCAAACTTTGGGTACGCACTCCTCTGGGTTGTGGTCATCTCGGCTATTTTTGGTGCGTTGGCGCAGTATCTCGCAACAAAACTCGCATTGGAGACAAATGAGGGTCTTATCAAAACCGTTGAACGACGACTGGGGACAAAATGGGCATGGTTGTTGGTCGCGGATGTTGTCCTTGTTGCCGGTTTTGCACAATTAGTCATTATGAAAACTGTTGCCAGTGTTTCAGGATTATTAATGCCATTTGGTGCTGAGTCTTGGGGTGTTATATGGGCTGTCTTTCTCACGGTTGGACTCGCTGGTGGTGGATATCGAATTGCTGAAATTGGGGCGAAGGTAGTCGTCACAGGAGTTGTGCTTGCATTCATTGCGTCACTGTTTGTCGTTCCCATCGATTCAGGAGCCGCGGTCAGTGGACTCTTTCCGACAGTCCCGATTGGTGGCGCAATTGCCGCTGCCGGCATCGTTGGAGGCGCGGTTCACGTGACAATCATTACAATGCAGACTTACACGGTGAAAGCTCGTGGATGGACACAATCTGATGCTGATATCGCTCGATTTGATATTAGTGTCTCTATGCTCGTTGCGTTTGGAGTTTTTAGTATCGCCACATTTCTTGTCGCCGCTGGGGCATTGTTTGGGAATATCGATACACAAGGATTACAAGCGATTGGTGCAGCACAGGCGCTCGAACCAATTGCTGGCTCGTTCGCTCAACGAGTCTTTTTAATCGGGCTTCTTGGAGCGGCTGTATCGACACTTGGAGGCAATACTCTTGTACCGGTGTACGTCATCGCTGATAAGCTCACTTGGGAGACAAACGTAGAAGATACACGGTATCGAGTCCTGCTGGCTGGGACAGCACTTGTCAGTGGCGCTGGCGTGTTCATTCCCGGTGCGTTCTTAGGACAATTAGTGCTTGTGCTGGCAGTCGGGACAGTTGGGACACCATTTGCACTTGCGCTCGTATTAGTATTATTAAATGACTCACAAACAACTGGTGACCCTCCAAGTGTCGCTATTAATATCGGCGGCATTGCCGTATTCAGTGTTGCAAGTATACTTGCTGGGAACTTCGTGATTAGTCAGATTACCAGTGGTCTCACTCTCCTTTCAGGCAGTGTCTTGCTTTTCGCAGCAGTGATATTATTTGCGACGATCTTATTGATCGGGTCACATCTTCGGGCGCAACTTGGTGACGCTAGCACAACAGCCATTTCAGAATAG
- a CDS encoding SLC13 family permease, translated as MPEVTVGTVLVFLIIIVALVLFVTEPVPIDVTALGIMVTLMMLGPWTGISPRDGVSGFANPATMTILAMMILSEGVRRTGVIQRLEEIVTSYTGESSHKQLGATIGIVGPLSGIINNTAAVAILLPMVSDLAHENGTSPSKLLLPLSYASMAGGMLTLIGTSTNLLASTIASRLATDYPSLHAFSMFEFTQLGLLVFLVGAAYLLTIGYWLTPSHVTPRSEFETTHREEFLTEITIGNTSPLVGMTIQEALQQIEFEGNVTQLIRRDDYYREPRLSMIIQSDDAFMIRLTENALRTLYDVEGIEFVPEVTPQGDLDALAPGQTLVEIVITAGSDLVSETIETSGFQDQYQAGVLAIRRGGKTTHERLTEHRIQPGDMLLVESDSNTIDRLADDPNVVVAGEIDLQQFRSSKLPLAVGVVLSVVALAAVGILPIMVAALGGVIIMFVTDIIKPAEAYDAVQWDVIFLLSGVIPLGRALSETGGADLLGTLIVSTADFLPIIAVLGLFYLLTAAMTNLISNQASVVLFIPIAADTAARLNANAFAFILAVTFAASTAFMSPVGYQTNLFVYGPGGYEFSDYARVGGPLQVILAIVTTLGIAMFWGL; from the coding sequence ATGCCTGAGGTAACTGTTGGGACGGTACTCGTTTTTCTGATTATCATTGTTGCGCTCGTCTTATTTGTCACTGAGCCCGTCCCAATTGATGTCACAGCACTTGGCATTATGGTAACGCTCATGATGTTGGGACCATGGACGGGTATCTCCCCACGTGATGGTGTTTCTGGATTCGCGAATCCGGCGACAATGACAATTCTCGCAATGATGATTCTAAGCGAGGGTGTCCGGCGCACAGGCGTGATTCAGCGACTAGAAGAGATAGTTACATCCTACACCGGCGAGAGTAGCCACAAACAACTCGGCGCAACAATCGGTATTGTTGGTCCGCTTTCGGGGATCATTAATAACACAGCAGCCGTTGCAATCTTACTCCCGATGGTGAGTGATCTCGCCCATGAGAACGGGACTTCTCCATCGAAGTTGTTACTCCCGCTTTCGTATGCCTCAATGGCTGGCGGAATGTTGACACTCATTGGAACATCAACGAACCTGCTCGCCAGCACTATTGCGAGTCGACTGGCGACAGACTACCCATCTCTGCACGCGTTCTCGATGTTTGAATTTACGCAACTTGGGTTGCTTGTGTTTCTCGTCGGGGCGGCATACCTGCTGACTATCGGATATTGGCTTACACCATCGCACGTAACACCACGAAGTGAATTCGAAACAACTCACAGAGAGGAGTTCTTGACTGAGATCACCATCGGTAATACATCCCCGCTTGTTGGAATGACAATTCAAGAGGCACTTCAGCAGATTGAGTTTGAGGGAAATGTTACCCAACTTATTCGTCGAGACGATTATTATCGTGAACCTCGATTGTCAATGATAATACAAAGTGACGATGCTTTTATGATCCGCCTCACCGAGAATGCGCTGCGCACGCTATATGATGTCGAAGGAATTGAGTTTGTTCCGGAAGTAACACCTCAGGGTGATCTTGACGCACTTGCCCCCGGACAAACGCTCGTTGAGATTGTTATCACTGCTGGCTCTGATCTGGTCAGCGAAACAATTGAGACATCAGGATTTCAGGATCAATACCAGGCGGGTGTCCTCGCAATTCGCCGTGGTGGGAAAACCACTCATGAACGCCTTACAGAACACCGGATCCAACCTGGAGATATGCTTCTTGTCGAGTCTGATTCGAATACTATTGACCGCCTTGCAGACGATCCAAATGTGGTCGTGGCTGGTGAAATTGACCTCCAACAGTTTCGCTCATCGAAGCTCCCGCTTGCGGTTGGCGTTGTACTCTCGGTCGTTGCACTGGCAGCAGTTGGCATTCTCCCGATCATGGTTGCTGCGCTCGGCGGTGTTATTATAATGTTTGTTACTGATATTATCAAGCCAGCAGAAGCATACGATGCCGTGCAATGGGATGTCATCTTTCTTTTATCAGGCGTCATTCCGCTCGGTAGAGCGCTATCTGAGACAGGTGGTGCAGATCTGCTTGGAACACTTATCGTCTCAACAGCTGATTTTTTACCCATAATCGCGGTTCTTGGGCTATTCTATTTACTAACTGCTGCGATGACAAATCTCATTAGTAATCAAGCTAGCGTCGTATTATTCATTCCTATCGCCGCCGACACCGCCGCCCGATTAAACGCAAACGCATTCGCGTTCATTCTTGCAGTCACATTCGCTGCGAGCACAGCTTTCATGTCACCGGTCGGATATCAGACCAACCTCTTTGTCTATGGTCCTGGCGGCTATGAGTTCAGTGACTACGCTCGCGTTGGTGGACCGCTGCAAGTAATCTTAGCTATCGTGACGACCCTTGGAATCGCGATGTTTTGGGGGCTATGA
- a CDS encoding potassium channel family protein, with protein sequence MSKTKRIIIAGGGRIGLRTAQELADRGYEIVLIEKEEARSEEVADEYVAMVLQGDATAPSILEQADLERADAIAALTDEPGSNLAICMTAKQIAPNIRTLARTGTGTEDEYDEIADATILPQKLSAGTAADILSGDEVRTIIGTHHDLEILEIKVAEDAPVASSALEEISLPKGSLIISGQNRTRIARADTTLEPGEYYIVGVEPDVLDEVLKLFRG encoded by the coding sequence ATGTCAAAAACAAAACGTATCATCATCGCCGGCGGCGGGCGTATCGGACTACGAACTGCACAGGAACTCGCCGACCGTGGATATGAAATTGTATTGATCGAAAAAGAGGAGGCTCGCTCAGAAGAGGTAGCAGATGAATATGTTGCGATGGTCTTACAGGGGGATGCAACAGCGCCGTCAATTCTCGAACAGGCAGATCTTGAGCGGGCTGATGCCATTGCTGCGTTGACCGACGAACCTGGAAGCAATCTTGCAATCTGTATGACAGCAAAGCAGATCGCCCCGAATATTCGGACACTCGCTCGAACCGGGACAGGGACTGAGGATGAGTACGACGAGATTGCTGACGCAACGATTCTCCCGCAAAAGCTCAGTGCGGGCACTGCCGCTGATATCCTCTCAGGTGATGAGGTGCGAACAATTATTGGGACCCATCATGACCTCGAAATATTAGAAATTAAAGTGGCTGAAGATGCCCCAGTTGCCAGTAGTGCGCTCGAAGAAATTAGCCTTCCAAAAGGGAGTCTCATTATCTCGGGTCAAAATCGAACACGAATCGCACGCGCCGATACAACATTAGAACCTGGTGAGTACTATATTGTCGGCGTTGAACCGGATGTACTCGATGAGGTACTGAAGTTGTTCCGTGGCTGA